From the Bdellovibrio reynosensis genome, one window contains:
- a CDS encoding RsmD family RNA methyltransferase, giving the protein MSSINPHFTFQYSQPEDYHFSHDSVFLARQVFELVQNHNLKDTRALDLCSGCGIIGLDFLYHCKQNKIPVPAQFDFLEVQDIYKNHFETNVQSLGTVSTRIHFLNHNYTELLKSESHRRYDLVLCNPPYFRAGQGKLSPSDFKNRCRFYLDSDFKSLLLALQNVLSDQGKAYILLRDLSDHGWNAFAEAQEILDQSITLKKVFEIRGTDVVCLSRK; this is encoded by the coding sequence ATGTCATCCATCAATCCTCATTTCACTTTTCAATATTCCCAGCCCGAGGATTATCATTTTTCCCACGACTCGGTTTTTTTAGCGCGACAAGTTTTTGAACTCGTGCAAAACCACAATCTTAAAGACACGCGCGCTTTGGATCTGTGTTCCGGCTGCGGGATTATTGGTTTAGATTTTCTATATCATTGTAAGCAAAACAAAATCCCTGTCCCTGCACAGTTTGATTTTCTTGAAGTTCAGGATATCTATAAAAATCATTTCGAAACCAATGTGCAGAGCTTGGGAACAGTCAGCACCCGTATCCACTTCCTAAATCATAACTATACAGAATTGCTAAAATCAGAGTCTCATAGACGCTACGATCTAGTTTTATGCAATCCCCCGTATTTCCGCGCAGGGCAAGGCAAATTGTCCCCCTCCGATTTTAAAAATCGTTGTCGCTTTTACTTAGATTCCGATTTTAAATCGCTGCTGCTTGCCTTGCAGAACGTTTTATCAGATCAGGGTAAGGCCTATATCCTTTTAAGAGATCTTTCAGATCACGGCTGGAATGCATTTGCAGAGGCTCAAGAAATTTTAGATCAGTCGATAACTTTAAAAAAAGTTTTTGAAATCCGTGGAACTGACGTGGTCTGCCTAAGTAGAAAATGA
- a CDS encoding response regulator transcription factor — MARILLVEDNVTNQILVKETLAHHQLVIADTLQAATEYLKTAVDLVLLDVHLPDGNGFDFFLKVQKQLPDTPVIFLTSKSETADKVVGYTLGADDYITKPFEPLEFRVRVDSRLKKLNKDSSQRLHRIENMVLNLDLQKVTVESPSGPCELELTSFEFKLLLYLAKNKNILLTRDQLMENVWGGNLNVQDRAIDTHMSKLRKKLDGTYWTIKSVYGSGYRLTQKND; from the coding sequence ATGGCGCGAATACTTTTAGTTGAAGACAACGTGACAAATCAAATCCTCGTCAAAGAAACTTTGGCGCACCACCAGCTTGTCATAGCCGACACTTTGCAAGCAGCCACTGAATATTTAAAAACTGCCGTGGATCTTGTATTATTGGACGTGCATCTGCCAGATGGAAATGGCTTTGATTTCTTTTTAAAAGTACAAAAGCAGTTGCCCGACACTCCGGTCATCTTTTTAACTTCAAAATCAGAAACGGCAGATAAAGTTGTCGGTTATACTTTAGGGGCCGATGACTATATCACAAAACCTTTTGAGCCTTTAGAATTCCGCGTGCGCGTGGATTCACGCTTAAAGAAGCTTAATAAGGATTCTTCCCAGCGTTTACACCGCATAGAAAATATGGTGCTAAACCTGGATTTACAAAAAGTCACTGTAGAATCACCGAGCGGCCCTTGTGAGCTTGAGCTGACTTCTTTTGAATTCAAATTGCTTTTGTACCTAGCTAAGAACAAGAATATTTTATTAACCCGCGACCAATTAATGGAAAATGTATGGGGCGGGAACTTAAACGTTCAAGATCGCGCCATCGACACGCATATGTCAAAGCTAAGAAAAAAATTAGATGGCACTTATTGGACGATCAAATCCGTTTACGGTTCAGGCTACCGATTAACCCAAAAAAACGATTAA
- a CDS encoding ATP-binding protein, which translates to MAFSEIKYTKAFTFSVFAAGLIATLSIFVVNLSTMNTHKRLLVQQQHIEKILMTLDEVATLLVDVETGQRGYVITQQKNFLEPYHRSLVVIGPKLEELKGLASAEFLENPNYKNLLPLIDQKLKFTTEVIEFVDQKKYVLAQKSIQSARGKDLMDEIRLRIDNLKSIKGKKLHATKDQANVASSRNQGWLMLGSGLSFVLIVLAFLLTDMESNRRGQVEEELREAKDKAIEASRLKSNFLANMSHEIRTPMNGILGMTEVLLSQKIEGDVKTKINVIRDSAISLLSLINGILDLSKIESGKLELEQVYLDIRKIIKEVTDSLDYSAKAKGLTLEANVSAQTPVAFSADTLRLRQIIINLVGNAIKFSSQGKVYINVSSERLENSKTLLMIQVKDEGLGMSPEVQEKIFSPFEQGDSSTTRKYGGTGLGLSITKQLIDLMKGEIKVESAEGQGSTFTVTVPLEAINAIPNKEVAQTEFVSSYAPLNILVAEDNLTNQEVIKVMLTRLKHQFKIVGNGKLAMEAAAAEDYDVILMDCHMPEVDGYQAARNITLAKGLWWNSSPIIAVTANAVKGDKENCLFAGMCDYLSKPLTMAELDEKLSLWSRRIDFSDPQVIDPKALERLKQISESQAENMMKQIVAQWNKEAPTVLQDLESKVQNNLFADSVSLVHHLKSTCNNAGLRRMAQACGRLEEAAHNKNAEELPYLYLQLRAEFKLASLHLNRAGMIETV; encoded by the coding sequence ATGGCTTTTTCTGAAATTAAGTATACTAAGGCTTTTACATTCAGTGTTTTTGCTGCGGGTTTAATTGCGACCTTGTCTATTTTCGTGGTGAATCTATCCACGATGAACACCCATAAAAGATTGTTAGTTCAGCAACAACATATTGAAAAAATTCTGATGACCTTGGATGAAGTGGCGACACTTTTGGTGGATGTGGAAACTGGGCAGCGTGGTTATGTGATCACTCAGCAGAAAAATTTTCTTGAGCCCTATCACAGATCTTTAGTCGTTATTGGTCCTAAACTGGAAGAACTTAAAGGCTTGGCTTCTGCCGAGTTTTTAGAAAACCCAAACTACAAAAATCTTTTGCCGCTAATAGATCAAAAACTTAAATTCACGACCGAAGTGATCGAGTTTGTAGATCAAAAAAAGTATGTCTTAGCCCAAAAAAGCATTCAAAGTGCTAGGGGTAAGGACCTGATGGATGAAATCCGTCTGCGTATAGATAATCTAAAAAGCATTAAAGGTAAAAAGTTGCACGCAACCAAGGACCAGGCAAACGTGGCTTCGTCAAGGAATCAAGGTTGGCTGATGCTAGGAAGCGGTCTGAGCTTTGTCCTAATTGTCTTGGCATTTCTATTAACGGACATGGAATCTAATCGGCGCGGCCAAGTTGAAGAAGAGCTAAGAGAAGCAAAGGATAAGGCTATTGAGGCTTCCCGCCTTAAGTCAAATTTCCTTGCTAATATGAGCCATGAAATCCGTACGCCCATGAATGGTATTCTGGGTATGACTGAAGTTTTACTGTCGCAAAAAATCGAAGGTGATGTAAAAACAAAAATAAATGTGATCCGAGATTCAGCGATTTCCTTACTATCATTAATCAACGGGATCTTAGACCTTTCTAAAATTGAATCAGGAAAGCTAGAACTTGAACAAGTCTATTTAGATATTCGCAAGATCATTAAAGAAGTTACCGACAGTTTAGACTATTCAGCAAAAGCCAAAGGCCTTACTTTAGAAGCCAACGTTTCAGCGCAAACCCCGGTGGCTTTTTCTGCTGACACCTTACGTCTTCGTCAAATCATTATTAATCTTGTCGGAAATGCGATTAAGTTTAGCTCTCAAGGCAAAGTGTATATCAATGTCAGCTCTGAACGCCTTGAAAACTCTAAAACTTTATTAATGATTCAAGTTAAAGATGAAGGCTTAGGAATGAGCCCTGAAGTCCAAGAAAAAATCTTTTCGCCGTTTGAACAAGGCGACAGCAGTACCACCAGAAAATACGGCGGCACTGGCCTTGGACTTTCGATTACCAAACAGCTTATTGATCTTATGAAGGGCGAAATCAAAGTGGAAAGTGCTGAGGGGCAAGGAAGTACCTTTACAGTCACCGTCCCACTTGAAGCCATTAATGCGATTCCCAATAAAGAAGTGGCGCAAACCGAATTTGTTTCTTCCTATGCGCCGTTAAATATTCTGGTGGCTGAAGATAACCTAACCAATCAAGAAGTTATTAAGGTCATGCTAACGCGTTTGAAACATCAGTTTAAGATTGTAGGAAATGGCAAGTTAGCTATGGAAGCTGCCGCGGCCGAAGACTATGACGTCATCCTTATGGATTGTCATATGCCGGAAGTGGATGGTTATCAAGCTGCACGAAATATCACTTTAGCTAAAGGCTTATGGTGGAACTCTTCGCCAATCATCGCTGTGACTGCTAATGCCGTGAAAGGTGATAAGGAAAACTGCTTGTTCGCGGGAATGTGTGATTATTTATCTAAGCCGCTTACGATGGCTGAATTGGATGAAAAATTAAGCCTTTGGTCACGCAGAATTGATTTCTCAGATCCTCAAGTGATCGATCCTAAGGCGCTAGAACGCCTAAAACAGATTAGCGAATCCCAAGCTGAAAATATGATGAAACAAATCGTGGCGCAGTGGAATAAAGAAGCCCCGACGGTTCTGCAGGATTTAGAATCTAAAGTTCAAAACAATCTTTTTGCTGATTCCGTATCGCTAGTTCATCACTTAAAGTCGACTTGTAACAATGCAGGTTTGCGCCGTATGGCACAGGCTTGCGGTCGCCTCGAAGAGGCGGCCCACAATAAAAACGCCGAAGAGCTTCCTTACCTTTACCTGCAATTGCGTGCAGAGTTTAAGCTTGCATCCCTGCACTTAAATCGCGCTGGGATGATTGAAACTGTTTAA
- a CDS encoding PAS domain-containing sensor histidine kinase: MRTLKASFLLIGPWDSRLQELGAHIATDLSQAWHWIHDSTYDVVALSITLILGKKFPEFYHEIKRNSPSTQFIAVVPEDFSATQLALLHEEFSFFRVMSSFQDAQLESHLFSALEEANQRKQDENLAFLIREQTGQLKRIQIELEERVQKRTRFLTEARRKLFLTNSRIEGFKRALMAVHQASSVIEIEQLLNESMAATVQTSWIRLFYHPQDELFARQVQTQLDFTQLQVPLFRHHEKVGSIFFLRAPDHPFTRDESDFLNRVAEAVALAMDRIQKLKESEDLKEQWEATFNAMSDPVVLIDTNYDIIQSNKALDERLQEQDREHTSRKCFQVLYNREEPCPGCQRGTNFRVQSQNTAAPRSYEVYSQSLLLDPEKPPVFVNLYHDITQQLKMERQIVESAKMAELGTIGSSIAHELNNPLGGILSFTQLIKMDMKPDNPLYPDIVEMEAGVQRCKEIVQNLLGFTRNPNADQEGVVSLKEVCLRALKIVELQTKSQGIEVKLHFPGEEISTIGHLNLLAQALKNVLQNSIDRLTDRIRHVKGFRALLDIEVAVKDGLGQILIKDNGTPEKNPTSPLGLGVSVAAQILRDHEAVLEFSLSDAQENLALVTFSALEK; the protein is encoded by the coding sequence ATGCGGACTTTAAAAGCCAGCTTTTTACTTATTGGTCCTTGGGATTCGCGCCTGCAAGAGCTAGGTGCGCATATTGCCACGGACTTATCGCAGGCTTGGCATTGGATCCATGATTCCACCTACGATGTGGTGGCTTTATCTATCACTTTAATTTTAGGAAAAAAGTTTCCAGAATTTTATCACGAGATTAAAAGAAACTCGCCATCGACCCAGTTCATAGCTGTGGTGCCTGAAGATTTTTCGGCGACCCAGCTAGCTTTGTTGCACGAAGAGTTTTCTTTTTTCAGAGTGATGTCGAGTTTTCAAGATGCGCAGCTTGAAAGCCATTTGTTTTCAGCTTTGGAAGAAGCCAATCAGCGTAAGCAAGATGAAAACTTAGCTTTCTTGATTCGCGAACAAACTGGGCAGCTTAAAAGAATTCAGATTGAGCTTGAAGAACGTGTACAGAAAAGAACTCGTTTCTTAACTGAGGCACGTCGTAAATTATTTCTTACAAATTCCCGCATTGAAGGTTTTAAACGCGCCTTAATGGCTGTGCATCAGGCAAGTTCTGTTATTGAAATTGAACAGCTTTTAAATGAATCCATGGCTGCGACCGTGCAAACTTCGTGGATTCGCCTTTTCTATCATCCCCAAGATGAGTTGTTTGCCCGCCAAGTGCAAACGCAGCTGGATTTTACTCAGTTGCAAGTGCCTTTGTTCAGGCATCACGAAAAAGTGGGATCGATTTTCTTTTTGCGTGCCCCTGATCACCCTTTTACACGTGATGAAAGTGATTTTTTAAATCGCGTGGCTGAAGCTGTGGCCTTAGCCATGGACCGTATTCAAAAACTAAAAGAGTCTGAAGATTTAAAAGAACAATGGGAAGCGACCTTTAATGCGATGTCGGATCCCGTCGTCTTGATTGATACCAACTACGATATTATTCAGTCGAATAAAGCTTTAGACGAACGACTGCAAGAACAGGATCGCGAGCACACATCTAGAAAGTGTTTTCAAGTTTTGTATAACCGTGAAGAACCTTGTCCTGGTTGCCAACGCGGGACGAACTTCCGCGTGCAATCGCAGAACACGGCGGCGCCGCGAAGTTATGAAGTTTATAGTCAAAGTTTGCTTTTAGATCCAGAAAAGCCACCGGTGTTCGTGAATCTTTATCATGACATCACTCAACAGTTAAAAATGGAAAGACAGATCGTTGAATCTGCAAAAATGGCAGAGCTTGGGACTATTGGTTCAAGTATTGCCCATGAACTAAATAATCCATTAGGTGGTATTCTGTCTTTCACTCAGTTGATTAAAATGGATATGAAGCCCGACAATCCTCTTTATCCAGACATCGTCGAGATGGAAGCCGGCGTTCAACGCTGTAAAGAAATCGTGCAAAATCTTTTAGGCTTCACTCGTAATCCTAATGCTGATCAAGAAGGTGTTGTCAGTCTTAAGGAAGTCTGCTTGCGTGCTTTAAAAATCGTGGAACTTCAAACGAAGTCCCAGGGTATTGAAGTGAAGTTGCACTTTCCTGGCGAAGAAATTTCGACGATTGGCCATTTAAACTTATTAGCGCAAGCTTTGAAAAATGTTTTGCAAAACTCGATTGATCGCCTGACCGATCGTATTCGTCATGTAAAAGGCTTTAGGGCCCTGCTTGATATTGAAGTGGCCGTTAAAGATGGTCTTGGGCAGATTCTTATTAAAGACAACGGGACGCCTGAAAAAAATCCGACCTCTCCTTTAGGCTTAGGTGTTTCGGTGGCCGCGCAAATTCTTCGTGACCATGAAGCGGTCTTAGAGTTTTCATTAAGTGATGCTCAAGAAAATTTAGCGCTCGTTACCTTTTCTGCCCTTGAAAAATAG
- a CDS encoding HAD family hydrolase has translation MAKYKSIAFDLDDTLLDTSGLLVPRAAQRACEKMIEAGVRCTLQECLDMRQSLASDYSHTEIFTQIANHYGTNQPGRAIHDALHEFYNPEVPEQLPLLPKALENLEKLSANYNLFLVTMGSYESQVRKIKALKIEKHFKKIYILNGFIGEKKDIAFRDIVRIASHYPHELLSIGNRLSSEIRDGKRVGADTCYFAYGEHVGEKPLYPEDHPDFTIYNHEELIPKCGL, from the coding sequence ATGGCAAAATATAAATCCATCGCCTTTGATTTGGATGACACATTATTAGACACATCCGGCTTGCTTGTGCCCCGAGCGGCGCAAAGAGCTTGTGAAAAAATGATTGAAGCGGGAGTGCGTTGCACTTTGCAAGAGTGCTTGGATATGCGCCAATCATTGGCGTCGGATTATTCACACACCGAGATCTTCACGCAAATTGCTAATCACTATGGAACCAATCAACCCGGCCGCGCGATTCACGATGCTCTTCATGAATTTTACAATCCTGAAGTTCCAGAACAGCTGCCTTTGCTGCCAAAGGCTTTAGAAAATTTAGAAAAACTTTCTGCGAATTATAATTTGTTTTTAGTCACCATGGGATCATATGAATCCCAGGTTCGAAAAATCAAAGCGCTTAAAATCGAAAAACATTTTAAAAAAATTTATATTTTAAATGGCTTTATCGGAGAAAAAAAAGACATCGCCTTCCGCGATATCGTGCGTATTGCTAGCCACTACCCCCACGAGCTTTTAAGCATTGGCAATCGTCTTTCAAGCGAAATTCGCGATGGAAAACGTGTTGGTGCTGACACTTGCTATTTTGCCTATGGCGAACATGTGGGCGAAAAGCCTTTGTATCCTGAAGACCACCCTGACTTTACGATTTATAATCACGAGGAATTAATTCCTAAATGCGGACTTTAA
- a CDS encoding DUF2817 domain-containing protein has translation MQGKIFHQTSWAKTTLGTPIELYKKSHSLEGYNEAPLLFIGGVHGDEPEGVRLAEEFLAWLLQQETEEPEKIRPWILIPCINPDGYSKKQRTNGNGVDLNRNFPCRDWSSEAKAPRYYPGPSPGSEVEVQALVKLIEDEKPQIIVHFHSWEPCVVYTGAPGKEAAETLATGTGYECREDIGYPTPGSLGQYGWLEHKIPVICIEEQENIDLNLVWPHFKQGLELLVKVK, from the coding sequence ATGCAAGGAAAAATATTTCACCAAACTTCTTGGGCAAAAACCACTCTGGGGACGCCGATTGAGCTGTATAAAAAATCACACAGTTTAGAAGGCTATAATGAAGCTCCTTTGTTATTTATCGGTGGTGTCCATGGGGATGAACCCGAAGGAGTCCGCTTAGCCGAGGAGTTTTTGGCTTGGCTGCTTCAACAAGAGACCGAAGAACCTGAGAAAATTCGTCCTTGGATTTTAATTCCCTGTATCAATCCTGATGGATATTCGAAAAAACAACGCACAAACGGCAATGGTGTTGATCTGAACCGCAACTTTCCTTGTCGTGACTGGAGCTCGGAAGCTAAGGCTCCACGCTATTATCCCGGCCCTTCGCCCGGAAGCGAAGTCGAAGTTCAAGCCTTAGTAAAACTGATTGAGGACGAAAAGCCACAGATCATAGTACACTTTCATTCGTGGGAGCCTTGCGTTGTTTATACAGGCGCACCCGGTAAAGAAGCGGCTGAAACACTTGCTACCGGAACGGGCTATGAGTGCCGCGAAGATATCGGCTATCCCACCCCGGGCAGCCTTGGTCAGTACGGCTGGCTAGAGCATAAAATCCCGGTGATCTGTATTGAAGAACAAGAAAATATTGATTTGAATTTGGTATGGCCCCATTTCAAACAGGGACTTGAACTTTTGGTTAAGGTTAAGTGA